One window of Acipenser ruthenus chromosome 52, fAciRut3.2 maternal haplotype, whole genome shotgun sequence genomic DNA carries:
- the LOC131723025 gene encoding tripartite motif-containing protein 16-like codes for MAEANILVAEQQLLCAVCLEILKDPVAIPCGHSYCMGCIKNCWDRTEHRRFYSCPQCRKTFTRRPVLHRNTILAEIAGEFKKRRLNPPPAQSYAGPGDVPCDFCTGRKFKAVKSCLTCLASYCETHVKPHYEGVAFKRHKLVNAIENLEQKLCAEHQKVFEVFCRTDQTCICWLCADKEHKSHDTVSAETERTGKQKQLGETQTQIQQRIQERLKDVDELKQAVKSLKRSAQREIKESETIFTELIRSIEKIHTEVTELIGANEKAAVNQAEGRMKKLEQEIAELRRRNAELKQLSETEDHIHFLQNFQSLCAPPEAGDLPSITVNTDISFGAVRKAVSVLKDHIENFCKGELVKITTTVNEVAVYSLQAPEPRNRAEFLKYSCQLTLDPNTAHRELCLSEGNRKATWGETQRCSDHPERFDYYLQVLCREGLSGTHSYWEIEWSGGGAYIGVAYKGISRKGVDLSCVLGYNDKSWSLFCSGSSYTARHNNNETAITAPRSPRIGVYLNFNAGTLSFYGVSDTMTLLHRFQTTFTEPIYPAVYIYSGSPVTICQLN; via the exons ATGGCAGAAGCAAATATTCTGGTAGCAGAGCAGCAGTTGTTGTGTGCAGTGTGTCTGGAGATACTGAAGGACCCGgtcgctattccatgtggacacagttactgtatggggtgtattaagaactgctgggatcggACTGAACATAGACGtttctacagctgcccccagtgcagaaagacctttACCCGAAGGCCTGTTCTGCACAGAAACACCATCCTGGCTGAAATTGCTGGAGAATTCAAGAAGAGAAggctcaatcctcctcctgctcaaagttatgctggacctggagatgtgccgtgtgatttctgcactgggagaaagtttaaagctgtgaaatcctgtttgacatgCCTGGCCTCTTATTGTGAAACACATgtcaagccacactatgagggtgttgctttcaagaggcacaaaCTGGTCAACGCTATTgaaaatctggagcagaagctttgtgctgaacaccagaaggtttttGAGGTCTTttgtagaaccgatcagacgtgtatttgctggTTGTGTGCAGACaaggaacacaagagccatgatacagtctcagctgagacagaaaggactgggaaacag aagcagctgggagagacacagacacaaatacaacagagaatccaggagagactgaaagacgtggatgagctgaaacaggctgtgaagtcactgaaa agatctgcacagagggaaataaaggaaagtgagacgatctttactgagctgatccgatccattgagaagatccacactgaggttactgagctgattggagctaacgagaaggctgcagtgaatcaggctgaaggacgcatgaagaaactggagcaggagattgctgagctaaggaggagaaacgctgagctgaaacagctttcagagacagaggatcacatccattttctacag aatttccagtctctctgtgcccctcctgaagctggagacttacccagcattactgtcaatacagacatctcttttggggctgtgaggaaagctgtatctgtacttaaagaccatattgagaacttctgcaagggggaattagtcaaaataaccacaacag tgaatgaagttgcagtttatagtctgcaggctccagagccaaggaacagagctgaatttttaaaat attcctgtcagctcacactggaccccaacacagcgcatagagagctctgtctgtctgaagggaacagaaaggcgACATGGGGAGAGACCCAGAGATGTTctgatcacccagagagatttgattacTATCTCCaggtgctttgcagagagggtttgtctgggactcacagttactgggagattgagtggagtgggggaggggcttaTATAGGAGTtgcatataaaggaatcagcaggaaaggagtggATCTTTCCTGTGTCCTTGGatacaatgacaagtcctggagtttgttctgctctggttccagttacactgcccggcacaataacaatgaaactgcaataactgccccccgctcccccagaataggagtgtatctgaactttaatgccggcactctgtcattttatggcgtctctgacacaatgaccctcctgcacagattccaaaccacattcactgagccgatCTATCCTGCGGTTTATATTTATTCTGGTtcccctgtaacaatctgccagctgaactag
- the LOC117965746 gene encoding intermediate conductance calcium-activated potassium channel protein 4-like — protein MSLSSLAVPSSTHRRSTSSVVGEKADLEREREGEDSTVTMELMTTRSRTSLVNSSTGNGNEEVSAEITMPAPGSPNHCKLRDRTILSEEKRRLCGWALGIALSGIVLMILQTELCWFVCGKDSVSVFIIRLLISLSTVCLLGLLVAFHYKDIQVFMIDHSVEDWRIALTSCRIFSISLELVVCALHPVPLAWLPGSGEDGVDGEGLRRTGWNSTLPTPPACSLPVWELLLSSMMFLRLYLVPRSLLLYSKIHQSASYRSIGSLNNINFHFLFVLKLLMNTQPGLTLLAFIVFLWLTASWILTLCERQSEGAVGSMEDTVWLVAITFLTIGYGDLTPKTTCGRTVCLLTGVMGVGCTAMLVAVVSNKLVLNKAEKHVHQFMMDTKDTKKIRNAAANVLRECWLLHRSSRDRRHGGEHRRDQRRLLKAIQVFRNARLQQRKKTDHGNKVVDLLKHLQRITCDLNANWSNSYKELEQRIDSMEQKMDALRIAFHDISQPLSRAVQHRAEDYSLT, from the exons ATGTCGCTCTCATCGCTCGCTGTGCCCTCTAGTACCCACAGACGCAGCACCAGCTCGGTTGTCGGGGAAAAAGCAGACTTAGAACGAGAACGAGAAGGAGAAGACTCGACTGTCACCATGGAACTGATGACGACACGTTCTCGCACCTCTCTTGTGAACTCGAGCACGGGGAATGGGAACGAGGAGGTGTCTGCTGAAATCACCATGCCGGCTCCCGGCTCACCGAACCACTGCAAGCTGCGCGATAGGACCATTCTTTCAGAGGAGAAGCGCAGGCTGTGCGGCTGGGCGCTCGGCATTGCCCTCTCCGGGATTGTTCTCATGATTCTGCAAACCGAACTTTGCTGGTTCGTCTGCGGCAAG GATTCGGTCTCTGTCTTCATTATCAGATTGCTGATCAGCCTGTCCACTGTGTGtctgctggggctgctggtggCGTTCCACTACAAAGACATCCAG GTGTTCATGATCGATCATTCCGTGGAGGACTGGCGCATCGCCCTCACTTCCTGCCGCATCTTCTCCATCTCCCTCGAGCTGGTAGTGTGTGCCCTGCACCCCGTCCCACTGGCCTGGCTCCCGGGGAGCGGAGAGGACGGGGTGGACGGGGAGGGGTTGAGGAGGACGGGCTGGAACTCCACGCTCCCCACCCCTCCCGCCTGCTCCCTGCCGGTCTGGGAGCTGCTGCTCAGCTCCATGATGTTCCTGCGGCTGTACCTGGTGCCTCGCTCCCTGCTGCTTTACAGCAAGATCCACCAGAGTGCCTCTTACAGGAGCATCGGCTCCCTCAACAACATCAACTTCCACTTCCTCTTCGTGCTCAAGCTGCTGATGAACACCCAGCCCGGCCTCACGCTGCTCGCCTTCATCGTCTTCCTCTGGCTCACCGCCTCCTGGATCCTCACTCTCTGTGAGAG GCAGAGTGAAGGTGCTGTGGGCAGCATGGAAGATACGGTGTGGCTTGTCGCCATCACCTTCTTGACGATCGGATATGGAGATCTCACCCCCAAGACCACCTGTGGGAGGACAGTCTGCCTGCTCACCGGAGTCATG GGAGTGGGATGCACCGCCATGCTGGTTGCTGTCGTCTCAAATAAACTGGTGCTCAACAAGGCTGAGAAGCACGTGCACCAGTTCATGATGGACACAAAGGACACCAAGAAG ATACGCAACGCGGCAGCCAACGTCTTGAGGGAGTGCTGGCTGCTTCACAGGAGCAGCAGAGACAGGAGACACGGCGGAGAACACAGGAGGGACCAGAGACGACTGCTGAAGGCCATCCAAGT ATTTCGGAACGCTAGGCTCCAGCAGAGGAAGAAGACAGATCATGGTAATAAAGTGGTGGACCTCTTAAAG cacCTGCAGAGGATAACGTGTGATCTCAATGCGAACTGGAGCAACTCGTACAAGGAGCTGGAGCAGAGGATCGACTCCATGGAGCAGAAGATGGATGCGCTGAGAATAGCCTTCCATGACATATCGCAGCCCCTCTCAAGAGCCgtgcagcacagagcagaggacTACAGCCTCACGTAG